A single genomic interval of Lathyrus oleraceus cultivar Zhongwan6 chromosome 7, CAAS_Psat_ZW6_1.0, whole genome shotgun sequence harbors:
- the LOC127102787 gene encoding pentatricopeptide repeat-containing protein At1g63400-like, with translation MVVSVCKAMDKVEFFSNLQKVHHSRNQWDQGVIATHEDCEQIGEAGRFKKRESSKDYAEEFGIKLYTSQDIDMRFIFLNIVWISDSMSSWNICQNNKEHNRFQWETIEEWSMESKEERQTRVSPQTYTFNLLLQSLCEHNILDHALQLFNKISEKGRYPNEFTVGTLVRGFCRAGKTKEALEFIDSKLCFNVNRVVYNTLVSSFGKKDMNDEAEKLVERMREKGLFPDVIFYV, from the exons ATGGTAGTGAGTGTGTGTAAGGCTATGGATAAGGTGGAATTCTTCTCAAATCTTCAAAAAGTTCACCACTCAAGGAATCAGTGGGATCAAGGGGTGATTGCTACACACGAAGACTGTGAACAGATTGGTGAAGCTGGAAGATTCAAGAAGCGTGAATCGAGTAAAGATTATGCAGAAGAGTTTGGCATTAAGTTGTATACTAGTCAAGATATAGATATGAGATTTATTTTTCTCAACATTGTGTGGATTAGTGATTCTATGAGCTCTTGGAATATTTGTCAAAATAATAAGGAACACAACAGATtccaatgggaaaccattgaagagtgGAGTATGGAAAGTAAGGAAGAACGTCAAACCA GGGTTAGTCCTCAAACCTACACTTTTAATCTTttgcttcaatctctttgtgAACATAACATTCTTGACCATGCCCTCCAACTGTTTAATAAAATATCTGAAAAGGGACGTTATCCTAATGAGTTCACTGTTGGCACTCTTGTTCGCGGGTTTTGTCGAGCAGGCAAAACTAAAGAGGCTTTGGAGTTTATTGATAGCAAGTTATGTTTTAATGTTAATAGGGTTGTGTATAACACTCTTGTGTCTAGCTTCGGTAAAAAGGATATGAATGACGAGGCTGAGAAATTAGTTGAGAGGATGAGAGAGAAGGGTTTATTTCCTGATGTTATTTTCTATGTGTAA